In the genome of Nocardia sp. NBC_00416, one region contains:
- a CDS encoding VOC family protein, protein MKQQAHFLTIATADLDAARRFYVDALDWEPLLDVPNEIIFFQIAPGLVLGFFHAEKFNADISDGSDRAAVSGLTLSHNLGSREEVRGTVDAMVAAGGTVLKQPTDSEFGGVFNGHVADPNGVVWEIAYNPAWRIDPDGSVVLS, encoded by the coding sequence GTGAAACAGCAGGCGCACTTCTTGACGATCGCGACGGCCGATCTCGACGCGGCCCGGCGGTTCTATGTCGACGCCCTCGACTGGGAGCCGTTGCTCGATGTGCCCAACGAGATCATTTTCTTTCAGATCGCACCGGGTCTGGTGCTGGGTTTCTTCCACGCGGAGAAGTTCAACGCCGATATCTCCGACGGGTCCGATCGGGCCGCGGTATCGGGACTCACCCTGTCGCACAACCTCGGCAGTCGCGAGGAGGTGCGCGGCACCGTGGACGCCATGGTCGCCGCGGGTGGCACCGTGCTCAAACAACCCACGGACAGTGAGTTCGGTGGAGTGTTCAACGGGCACGTCGCCGATCCCAACGGCGTGGTCTGGGAAATCGCCTACAACCCCGCGTGGCGGATCGACCCGGACGGTTCTGTCGTCTTGAGTTGA
- a CDS encoding helix-hairpin-helix domain-containing protein, translating into MTATEDRGPVFDGVKIGRPATGALIDAGYRSIGDLPERLADLSALHGVGPRAIALLTRARLGANS; encoded by the coding sequence ATGACGGCAACCGAGGATCGCGGACCGGTCTTCGACGGTGTGAAGATCGGCCGACCGGCGACCGGGGCGCTGATCGACGCGGGCTACCGGTCGATCGGCGACCTGCCCGAACGCCTGGCGGACCTGTCGGCCCTGCACGGTGTCGGGCCGCGCGCGATAGCGCTGCTCACGCGGGCGCGGCTCGGCGCGAACAGCTGA
- a CDS encoding GntR family transcriptional regulator, which translates to MVENSIVDGSLPEETQAPSSNELAAFHRINPATAAKGLNQLASDGILYKKRGIGMFVTAGARGALRLRRKERFAQQYIDPLIAEADKLGMGIDELKTLLDQREGTR; encoded by the coding sequence ATGGTCGAGAACTCGATCGTCGACGGATCGTTGCCCGAGGAGACGCAGGCGCCGTCGTCGAACGAGCTCGCGGCCTTTCATCGGATCAACCCGGCGACAGCGGCGAAGGGCCTGAATCAGCTGGCGTCGGACGGAATTCTGTACAAGAAACGAGGGATCGGCATGTTCGTCACCGCCGGTGCGCGCGGCGCGCTGCGGCTGCGGCGCAAGGAACGATTCGCGCAGCAGTACATCGACCCGCTCATCGCCGAGGCGGACAAGCTCGGCATGGGCATCGACGAACTCAAGACCCTGCTGGACCAGCGGGAGGGGACCCGATGA
- a CDS encoding ABC transporter ATP-binding protein, translating to MSTTFIDPALDNEVLASARGLTMRFGSVTALDDVTFDLRENTIYGLLGRNGAGKTTLMQVLTGQMFQTAGEVRILGAVPHENAAVLRSVSFIKESQAYPADYKVENVLTVARHLLPNWDEDFARELVSDFDLPTDRKVKKLSRGMTSALGVIIGLASRAPLTFFDEPYLGLDAVSRHLFYDRLLADYAEHPRTVVLSTHLIDEVADLLEHVLLIDRGRVVADASADALRDSAITVSGATTDIDQFLGDRAELRRESLGAQSRVLLRTTGNAEDTRLAKALGLTVEPVSLQQLIVETTTLHRKEKS from the coding sequence ATGAGCACCACCTTCATCGATCCGGCGCTCGACAACGAAGTGCTGGCATCGGCCCGCGGCCTGACCATGCGCTTCGGCTCGGTCACCGCACTCGACGATGTGACCTTCGATCTGCGCGAGAACACCATCTACGGGTTGCTCGGGCGCAATGGCGCCGGGAAGACCACCCTCATGCAGGTGCTCACCGGGCAGATGTTCCAGACCGCGGGAGAGGTCCGGATCCTCGGCGCCGTCCCGCACGAGAACGCCGCCGTACTGCGCTCGGTGTCGTTCATCAAGGAGAGCCAGGCGTATCCGGCCGACTACAAGGTCGAGAATGTGCTGACCGTGGCCCGTCATCTGCTGCCGAACTGGGACGAGGACTTCGCCCGCGAGTTGGTGAGCGATTTCGATCTGCCCACCGACCGCAAGGTCAAGAAGCTCTCGCGCGGTATGACCTCCGCGCTCGGCGTGATCATCGGGCTCGCCTCCCGAGCTCCGCTGACCTTCTTCGACGAGCCCTACCTGGGCCTGGACGCGGTATCGCGCCACCTCTTCTACGACCGCCTGCTCGCCGACTACGCCGAACATCCGCGCACCGTGGTGCTGTCCACCCATCTGATCGACGAGGTCGCCGACCTGCTCGAGCATGTGCTGCTGATCGATCGGGGCCGGGTCGTCGCCGACGCCTCCGCCGACGCGCTGCGCGATTCCGCGATCACGGTATCCGGCGCGACGACTGATATCGACCAATTCCTCGGTGACCGGGCGGAACTGCGCCGTGAGTCGCTCGGCGCCCAGTCACGGGTGCTGCTGCGCACCACCGGCAATGCCGAGGACACCCGGCTCGCGAAAGCTCTCGGCCTGACCGTCGAGCCGGTTTCGCTGCAACAACTCATCGTCGAAACCACCACACTGCACCGCAAGGAAAAGTCATGA
- a CDS encoding ABC transporter permease, producing the protein MIARALNVSRIHTMAWPALIAWPLAILFAAFVIPWVIFALIDATETTTTGSIYAILGLMTAFYMSAMTQTFPFALGLGVTRRDFFAGTVLVGAVQVFGLGLLLWALAVVEGLTDGWGVRMEMFGLPADFTDSGLVQLATYPAFLALLACVSLLLGAIFQRWRVNGLYTAAAVVLIAGGLAAVLVTWQRWWPEVGSWFADVPRVVPMAVLPAAVALVALAGAWATIRRATA; encoded by the coding sequence ATGATCGCCCGCGCTCTCAACGTCTCCCGGATCCACACGATGGCCTGGCCGGCGCTGATCGCCTGGCCGCTGGCGATTCTCTTCGCGGCCTTCGTGATCCCGTGGGTGATCTTCGCGCTGATCGACGCCACCGAGACGACCACGACCGGCAGTATCTACGCCATCCTCGGCCTCATGACGGCCTTCTACATGAGCGCGATGACGCAGACCTTCCCGTTCGCCCTCGGCCTCGGCGTCACCCGCCGCGACTTCTTCGCCGGGACCGTGCTGGTCGGCGCCGTTCAGGTCTTCGGGCTGGGGCTGCTGCTCTGGGCGCTGGCCGTCGTCGAGGGCCTGACCGACGGGTGGGGTGTCCGAATGGAGATGTTCGGCCTACCCGCCGATTTCACCGACAGCGGGCTCGTCCAGCTGGCAACCTACCCGGCCTTCCTGGCCCTGCTCGCCTGCGTGAGTCTGTTGCTCGGTGCGATCTTCCAGCGCTGGCGGGTCAACGGCCTCTACACCGCCGCCGCGGTTGTCCTGATCGCCGGCGGCCTCGCGGCCGTACTGGTCACCTGGCAACGCTGGTGGCCCGAGGTCGGCTCCTGGTTCGCCGACGTTCCGCGCGTGGTGCCGATGGCGGTGCTGCCCGCCGCGGTCGCGCTGGTGGCGCTGGCCGGTGCGTGGGCCACGATTCGCCGCGCTACCGCGTGA
- a CDS encoding TetR/AcrR family transcriptional regulator — protein MSAPDRRVRRTRDALHEALIGLMMERPYDRITVSDVIDRANIGRSTFYAHYRDKDDLLVVSCAEFLRTEIGRRAGRGLWAPVRVMLVLAAGHPDVYRALIGPKSSATALRGYRQSIATILREHLAEQPQPWVDDLTVTSLSWALVGLLGAVTDRTDPVPPETAWRHFQQMCAHLPPPGGTRSR, from the coding sequence ATGTCCGCGCCAGATCGCCGGGTCCGCCGCACCCGCGATGCCCTGCACGAGGCTCTCATCGGGCTGATGATGGAACGCCCCTATGACCGGATCACTGTCAGCGATGTCATCGACCGCGCGAATATCGGGCGTTCCACCTTCTACGCCCACTACCGCGACAAGGACGATCTGCTGGTGGTGAGCTGCGCCGAATTCCTGCGCACCGAGATCGGCCGCCGCGCCGGGCGGGGGCTCTGGGCGCCGGTTCGTGTGATGCTCGTTCTGGCCGCCGGCCACCCGGACGTGTACCGAGCGCTGATCGGCCCGAAGAGTTCGGCCACCGCGTTGCGCGGTTACCGGCAGAGTATCGCGACGATCTTGCGCGAACACCTCGCGGAGCAGCCGCAACCGTGGGTCGACGACCTGACTGTCACAAGCCTGTCGTGGGCGCTGGTCGGCCTGCTCGGCGCGGTCACCGATCGCACCGATCCCGTCCCCCCTGAAACCGCGTGGCGCCATTTCCAGCAGATGTGCGCACATCTGCCCCCGCCCGGCGGTACCCGCTCACGGTGA
- a CDS encoding class I SAM-dependent methyltransferase: MTSDQRVRKPMFVDQPDTGLVLSGLRRYNLFTAVFFLGRQGRLLRDFVDRTGLRPGEDALDIGCGPGKLVRALGRRAGEAGTATGADPSAEAVAHNQRRDPRHRYVRSAAQELDFPDAAFDVVTCTFVMHHIPEKYRAAALAQMWRVLRPGGRLLLADAHPSPTVRTAFAMSDRVRRREPADRFAVADIRRYSPALREIGFDEPEFVSRGHNTATLLAIRPIR, encoded by the coding sequence ATGACATCCGATCAGCGTGTACGCAAACCTATGTTCGTCGACCAGCCCGATACCGGGCTCGTCCTCTCCGGCCTGCGCCGGTACAACCTGTTCACCGCGGTGTTCTTCCTGGGCCGCCAGGGCCGGCTGCTGCGGGATTTCGTCGACCGCACCGGGTTGCGGCCGGGTGAGGATGCCCTGGACATCGGCTGCGGGCCCGGCAAACTCGTGCGCGCACTCGGTCGGCGGGCGGGGGAGGCCGGAACCGCTACCGGCGCCGATCCCTCCGCGGAGGCGGTCGCACACAATCAGCGTCGGGATCCGCGGCATCGATATGTTCGGTCCGCGGCCCAGGAACTCGACTTTCCCGACGCGGCATTCGACGTGGTGACCTGCACGTTCGTAATGCACCATATTCCCGAGAAGTATCGGGCGGCAGCGCTCGCGCAGATGTGGCGGGTGCTGCGGCCAGGGGGCAGGCTGCTCCTCGCGGACGCGCACCCGTCGCCCACTGTGCGGACAGCATTCGCTATGAGCGACCGGGTCCGTCGAAGGGAACCCGCGGATCGCTTCGCGGTCGCCGATATTCGCCGCTACTCGCCGGCGCTGCGTGAGATCGGCTTCGATGAGCCGGAGTTCGTGTCACGCGGCCACAACACTGCGACGCTGCTGGCCATCAGGCCGATACGCTGA
- a CDS encoding CHAP domain-containing protein — translation MTDHKGTFDIDDNKLSDGDWIVSKNGDYKMGLQDGRLVVVDKNDHVVQQTGDWDANEIYFDEDDGWFDDDTRITLENDGDERRELIAHSNDDGAGGNDDISQIAITNDGRIIFVRGDSKLKDSWDGKYPGDDKVFKDFKFDGLESVDTIENLRRQTFGLGYNPQDPDKLKPDSDTEGFPLEIQKPRATGGAEISTFLAGYIDLNNDYLSYLTHQIGTGDINKPSFLKDPKDDKAKDSGFDQKFTDELAEAAGKSYEAEGVLSARLALLKRRGAAVDKGFGDKLVVIDDFNHMTYKSMYERVLQLNDKIANSLIGVNKNEENLKNEKGDAIDAADPGIQHAIEEQPLYGYIKEGVDDCAKYVNDYVEEMEKLAKENPEFKEIIDDGDNHPGNDPEKPKPKPDPDPEPDPDPKPTPEPEKTPKPQDTGDDTKGDPQFGSGDETDKGKETGTGDDDPKPGDAADVQSDLEKEFSNIVGGSPTDETGGTDESDPLGGTDSKDDEKSGLQQIKDYLAGDTGTNGGAAQPNVQPAVNNGGGDNGMGSMMAMAALGPMLSGVMGGDQAGKEDKNDKDDDDDDRRDEDQPAPGPGQQPPGVAAAPAPGDPGATAQPAVAAPDNGTPPPVNTPGATVDHKLPGANGPTIKVPQGVADALTRQESNPAISASTAYEGTPGAQTPEKPWSVVDTTPQTGDVIVWDNNHSAIVVNNGNGLFYIDNGQMVAIDQNNLDSAQYGKFQNFLHPTGLDAAGIAPSEPAPTELPEPKITQSQPPPPPPVQAPQAT, via the coding sequence GTGACGGACCACAAAGGTACATTCGACATCGACGACAACAAGTTGAGCGATGGCGACTGGATTGTTTCGAAGAACGGCGACTACAAGATGGGCCTGCAGGACGGCCGACTCGTCGTCGTGGACAAGAACGATCACGTCGTACAGCAGACTGGCGATTGGGACGCCAACGAAATCTATTTCGACGAAGACGACGGCTGGTTCGACGACGATACTCGCATCACGCTCGAGAACGATGGCGATGAAAGGCGCGAGCTTATCGCGCATTCGAACGATGATGGTGCAGGCGGAAACGACGATATATCCCAGATAGCGATCACCAACGACGGACGGATAATCTTCGTCAGAGGCGATTCGAAGCTGAAGGATAGTTGGGACGGCAAGTACCCCGGCGACGATAAAGTCTTCAAGGATTTCAAATTCGACGGCCTTGAGTCTGTAGACACCATCGAAAACCTTCGACGGCAAACGTTCGGGCTCGGCTATAATCCGCAAGATCCGGATAAACTGAAGCCGGACAGTGACACGGAAGGATTTCCGCTCGAAATCCAGAAGCCGCGCGCTACCGGGGGCGCCGAGATCTCCACTTTTCTAGCGGGCTATATCGACCTGAACAACGACTACCTGTCCTATCTGACACATCAGATCGGGACCGGTGATATCAACAAGCCGAGCTTTCTGAAGGATCCCAAAGACGACAAGGCCAAAGACAGCGGTTTCGACCAGAAATTCACGGACGAGCTGGCGGAGGCTGCGGGTAAATCCTACGAGGCGGAAGGCGTACTCTCGGCCCGATTAGCGTTGCTGAAGAGGAGGGGGGCGGCGGTCGACAAAGGATTCGGCGATAAGCTCGTGGTGATCGACGACTTCAATCATATGACGTACAAGAGCATGTACGAGCGGGTTCTGCAACTGAACGACAAGATCGCCAACAGCCTGATCGGGGTGAACAAAAATGAAGAAAATCTCAAGAACGAAAAAGGCGACGCGATAGACGCCGCTGACCCGGGTATTCAGCATGCCATCGAAGAACAGCCTCTCTATGGATACATCAAAGAGGGAGTCGACGACTGCGCCAAGTATGTCAACGACTACGTCGAGGAGATGGAGAAGCTGGCAAAGGAGAATCCCGAGTTCAAGGAGATAATCGACGACGGTGACAATCATCCGGGGAACGACCCGGAGAAACCGAAACCGAAGCCCGATCCCGATCCCGAGCCCGATCCAGACCCCAAACCGACGCCCGAGCCCGAAAAAACCCCCAAGCCCCAGGACACCGGCGACGACACCAAGGGTGATCCCCAGTTCGGTTCCGGCGACGAGACCGATAAGGGTAAAGAGACCGGCACCGGTGACGATGACCCCAAGCCGGGCGACGCCGCCGACGTGCAGAGCGATCTGGAGAAGGAATTCTCGAACATCGTGGGCGGTTCGCCGACCGATGAGACCGGGGGGACCGACGAATCAGATCCGCTCGGCGGCACCGACAGCAAAGACGACGAGAAGTCCGGCCTGCAGCAGATCAAGGATTACCTCGCGGGCGATACCGGCACCAATGGCGGCGCGGCCCAACCCAATGTCCAGCCGGCTGTCAACAACGGCGGCGGCGACAACGGAATGGGCAGCATGATGGCGATGGCGGCCCTTGGGCCGATGCTGTCGGGCGTGATGGGCGGCGATCAGGCCGGCAAGGAAGACAAGAACGACAAGGACGACGACGATGATGATCGTCGCGACGAGGACCAGCCGGCCCCCGGGCCCGGTCAGCAGCCGCCGGGCGTCGCCGCGGCTCCTGCCCCCGGAGATCCGGGCGCCACGGCGCAGCCGGCGGTAGCCGCCCCCGACAACGGCACGCCGCCGCCGGTGAACACCCCGGGCGCCACGGTCGACCACAAACTGCCGGGGGCGAACGGTCCGACGATCAAGGTCCCACAGGGTGTCGCGGACGCCTTGACGCGGCAGGAGAGCAACCCGGCGATCAGCGCGAGTACCGCCTACGAGGGCACGCCCGGTGCGCAGACCCCGGAGAAGCCGTGGTCGGTCGTCGATACCACTCCCCAGACCGGCGATGTGATCGTGTGGGACAACAACCACAGTGCGATCGTGGTCAACAACGGGAACGGCCTGTTCTACATCGACAACGGCCAGATGGTCGCCATCGATCAGAACAATCTCGACAGCGCCCAGTACGGCAAGTTCCAGAACTTTCTGCACCCGACCGGTCTGGACGCCGCCGGTATCGCGCCCAGCGAGCCCGCGCCGACGGAGTTGCCGGAACCGAAGATCACCCAGTCGCAACCGCCGCCGCCTCCGCCCGTGCAGGCGCCCCAGGCGACCTGA
- a CDS encoding DUF4178 domain-containing protein: MLVLLIVVLVVAGVALYLLVRKKDEPVAAAGPVDPFADKDSDALRGDPRALKAGDIVDIFGETFTVRGSLRLKEGGYQWSEHLLDTAEGTRKWLSVEEDPDLELVLWTETPGVAAAGGNELEHDGKRFRLDESGSARYLSEATTGLTPSGTVAYHDYVADDGTRLSFEDFGESGKKEAAIGQVLYRSAIMIYPQSSS, from the coding sequence TTGCTCGTCCTGTTGATCGTCGTGCTGGTCGTGGCCGGCGTGGCGCTGTATCTGCTGGTCCGGAAGAAGGACGAGCCGGTCGCGGCGGCCGGGCCCGTCGACCCGTTCGCCGACAAGGACTCCGACGCCCTGCGCGGTGACCCGCGGGCTCTGAAGGCCGGAGATATCGTCGATATCTTCGGGGAGACCTTCACCGTCCGCGGTTCGCTGCGGCTGAAAGAGGGCGGGTACCAGTGGAGTGAGCATCTGCTGGATACCGCTGAGGGCACCCGCAAATGGTTGTCGGTGGAGGAGGACCCGGACCTCGAGCTGGTTCTGTGGACGGAGACCCCCGGTGTTGCGGCGGCGGGCGGAAACGAGCTCGAGCACGACGGGAAGCGGTTCCGGCTCGACGAGTCGGGCAGTGCCCGGTACCTGAGTGAAGCGACGACGGGGCTGACACCGTCGGGCACGGTGGCGTACCACGATTATGTCGCCGACGACGGAACCCGGCTGTCGTTCGAGGATTTCGGCGAATCGGGCAAAAAGGAAGCCGCGATCGGGCAGGTGCTGTACCGAAGTGCGATTATGATCTACCCGCAGTCCTCCTCGTGA
- a CDS encoding DUF4247 domain-containing protein, whose translation MSRKSWVIAMVCAILAVVLSGCGSDDDDEGIRSYIAANYTRATKLDEANNGTAYTASKKPTAVADEITKAIRPLDRRTAGATTYLQYRDDIIAISPNGSGAKILLDDYRTGHRRHHSAVSVFGWPSDNTGFRGGGSGEGK comes from the coding sequence GTGAGTCGTAAGTCCTGGGTGATCGCGATGGTCTGCGCGATCCTCGCGGTCGTGCTGTCCGGATGCGGATCCGATGACGACGACGAGGGCATCCGGTCCTATATCGCCGCGAACTACACGCGTGCCACCAAGCTCGACGAAGCGAACAACGGGACCGCGTATACGGCGAGCAAGAAGCCGACGGCGGTCGCCGACGAGATCACCAAGGCGATTCGGCCGCTGGACCGGCGGACCGCCGGTGCGACCACCTACCTGCAGTACCGCGACGACATCATCGCGATCTCGCCGAACGGGTCCGGCGCGAAGATCCTGCTCGACGACTATCGGACCGGGCACCGCCGGCACCACAGCGCGGTCAGCGTCTTCGGCTGGCCCAGTGACAACACCGGCTTCCGCGGCGGCGGTTCCGGCGAGGGAAAGTAG
- a CDS encoding DUF350 domain-containing protein, producing the protein MLEDLPANAGAAAAYSGLGFVLMVLGFVLVDVLTPGNLRHQIWIERNRNAALLVAANMLGVGIIVATAIWTSDGAIGQALVTSAVYGIIGLVAMALAFLLLEFATPGEFRGVVNEHELHPGVWVSAAVHIAVAAVVASALT; encoded by the coding sequence ATGCTCGAAGACCTGCCCGCGAACGCCGGCGCCGCGGCTGCCTATTCCGGCCTCGGGTTCGTCCTGATGGTGTTGGGGTTCGTCCTGGTGGACGTGCTCACGCCCGGTAACCTGCGTCATCAGATCTGGATCGAGCGCAACCGCAACGCGGCACTGCTGGTCGCCGCGAACATGCTGGGCGTGGGCATCATCGTCGCCACCGCCATCTGGACCTCCGACGGCGCGATCGGGCAGGCCCTGGTGACCAGCGCGGTGTACGGGATCATCGGCCTGGTCGCGATGGCGCTGGCGTTCCTGCTGCTGGAGTTCGCGACTCCCGGGGAGTTCCGGGGCGTGGTGAACGAGCACGAACTGCATCCCGGGGTGTGGGTGAGCGCGGCGGTGCACATCGCGGTCGCCGCCGTGGTCGCGTCCGCGCTGACCTGA
- a CDS encoding polyamine aminopropyltransferase has protein sequence MPRNDSSASTVESPSPAVGDAPVRDASSGTGAAPPPVPGRFARSALLLTVFVCAACGLVYELSLVTLGSYLIGDTATQASITLSVMVCAMGVGALAAKPLRRLAAPAFVAVELALALVGGLSVLGLYAAYAWLDLYTAALVAAAALIGALVGAEIPLLMEMLQRIRKQEAGSAVADLFAADYVGALLGGLAFPFLLLPVFGQIRGSLIVGVVNAVAGLVLVLVWFRGDLSRWAKAAFGAVTLLVAAVLIGSYVYADRFEATAQQALFAYPIVWQRQTEYQKIVLTESVSPFGTRDTRLFLNGDLQFSSVDEYRYHEAMVHPTLAGTRKNVLVIGGGDGLALREILEYPDVDTVTLVELDPAMIELARTDSRLTELNRHSFADPRVRVVTADAFAWLRTAESEYDAVIVDLPDPDQTSIAKLYSTEFYAMTARVLAPGGTMVVQAGSPFFAPHSFWCIAATVRTSGLNILPYHVDVPSFGDWGFVQATRDPEPELALDPPVPPRSIDQQSLPAATVFAPDRRDTGEQPSTLMHPTILDLARKEWV, from the coding sequence TTGCCGCGCAACGATTCCTCGGCGAGCACCGTCGAGTCGCCGTCCCCGGCGGTCGGGGACGCGCCTGTCCGGGATGCGTCGTCCGGGACCGGCGCCGCGCCGCCGCCCGTTCCCGGCCGGTTCGCGCGGTCCGCTCTACTGCTCACGGTGTTCGTATGCGCCGCGTGCGGACTGGTGTACGAACTGTCCCTGGTGACGCTGGGCAGCTATCTGATCGGTGACACCGCGACCCAGGCGTCGATCACGCTGAGTGTGATGGTCTGCGCCATGGGGGTCGGCGCACTGGCCGCGAAACCGCTGCGGCGGCTGGCGGCCCCGGCGTTCGTCGCGGTCGAACTGGCTCTCGCGCTGGTGGGCGGGCTCTCGGTGCTCGGCTTGTACGCCGCCTACGCCTGGCTCGATCTCTACACGGCGGCGCTCGTGGCGGCGGCGGCGCTGATCGGCGCGCTGGTGGGCGCCGAGATCCCGCTGCTGATGGAGATGCTGCAGCGCATCCGGAAACAGGAGGCGGGCAGCGCGGTCGCCGATCTGTTCGCGGCGGATTATGTCGGCGCCCTGCTCGGTGGTTTGGCGTTCCCGTTCCTGCTGCTACCGGTGTTCGGGCAGATCCGCGGCAGTCTGATCGTCGGGGTGGTGAACGCGGTCGCCGGGCTGGTGCTGGTTCTCGTCTGGTTCCGTGGCGATCTGTCCCGGTGGGCGAAGGCGGCTTTCGGCGCGGTCACCCTGCTGGTCGCGGCGGTGCTGATCGGCAGCTACGTCTACGCCGACCGGTTCGAGGCGACCGCGCAGCAGGCGCTGTTCGCGTATCCGATCGTCTGGCAGCGCCAGACCGAATACCAGAAGATCGTGCTCACCGAATCCGTTTCGCCCTTCGGGACCCGCGATACCCGGCTCTTCCTCAACGGCGACCTCCAGTTCTCGTCGGTGGACGAATACCGATACCACGAGGCGATGGTGCACCCCACCCTCGCCGGGACGCGGAAGAATGTGCTGGTCATCGGCGGTGGTGACGGTCTCGCGTTACGGGAGATCCTCGAGTATCCGGATGTGGACACCGTCACCCTGGTGGAACTCGACCCGGCCATGATCGAACTCGCTCGCACGGATTCGCGGCTCACCGAACTCAATCGGCACTCCTTCGCCGACCCCCGCGTACGGGTGGTCACCGCCGACGCGTTCGCCTGGCTGCGTACCGCGGAATCCGAATACGACGCCGTCATCGTCGACCTGCCCGATCCGGACCAGACCTCCATCGCCAAGCTCTACTCCACCGAGTTCTACGCGATGACCGCCCGGGTGCTGGCGCCCGGCGGAACCATGGTGGTGCAGGCCGGTTCGCCGTTCTTCGCCCCGCATTCGTTCTGGTGCATCGCGGCGACCGTCCGCACGTCGGGGCTGAACATTCTTCCGTACCACGTGGACGTGCCGAGTTTCGGCGACTGGGGCTTCGTCCAGGCCACCCGTGACCCCGAACCGGAGCTCGCCCTGGACCCGCCCGTGCCGCCGCGGTCGATCGATCAGCAGAGCCTGCCGGCGGCCACGGTTTTCGCGCCGGACCGCCGGGACACCGGCGAACAGCCGTCGACGCTCATGCATCCGACGATCCTCGACCTCGCCCGCAAAGAGTGGGTGTAG
- a CDS encoding FAD-dependent oxidoreductase, translating to MATDPNHADRRAVIVGAGIAGLTAAVALRRRGWRVEILERAAGPEPAGSGLSLWPNGLRGLDAVGVGAAVREQSLAATEGGMRDTAGRWLVRTDIAELRHRYGNLVVIHRTRLSEILRDALGPDSPHFGATVHSVETTGAGVRVQHSRGLSEADLVLGADGVNSTIRTTLWPDSRPPVYAGYTAWRTIVSPAAPIDSGGETLGRGRRFGIAPLRDGRVYMFGSANLPAGQRSPDGELAEMNRRFHDWHDPIPALLAAADPDAVLRHDIYELPPPATYVRERVALLGDAAHAMTPNLGQGANLAVEDAVTLAALLDRIPDIPAALAEYDRTRRARVQPLVRLSRRMGAALQMSWPPVALVRNTVLRLTPDAAALRALGPVLSWEPPV from the coding sequence ATGGCCACGGATCCGAACCACGCCGACCGGCGCGCCGTCATTGTGGGCGCCGGAATCGCGGGTCTCACCGCGGCGGTGGCGTTGCGGCGGCGCGGCTGGCGGGTGGAGATCCTGGAACGGGCCGCCGGGCCGGAACCCGCCGGGTCGGGACTCAGCCTGTGGCCCAACGGTTTACGTGGCCTGGACGCCGTCGGAGTCGGCGCCGCGGTGCGCGAGCAGTCCCTGGCGGCGACCGAGGGCGGTATGCGCGATACCGCCGGCCGCTGGCTGGTGCGCACCGATATCGCCGAACTACGCCACCGTTATGGGAATCTGGTGGTCATCCACCGCACCCGACTGTCGGAGATCCTGCGCGACGCGCTCGGACCGGACTCGCCGCATTTCGGCGCGACAGTGCATTCGGTGGAAACGACCGGCGCCGGAGTCCGAGTACAGCACAGTCGCGGCCTCAGCGAGGCCGATCTGGTGCTGGGCGCCGACGGTGTCAACAGCACGATCCGGACGACGCTGTGGCCGGATTCGCGACCGCCGGTCTACGCCGGATACACCGCCTGGCGGACCATCGTCAGCCCGGCCGCGCCGATCGATTCGGGCGGGGAGACCCTGGGCCGGGGCCGGCGTTTCGGGATCGCCCCGCTGCGCGACGGCCGGGTGTACATGTTCGGCTCCGCGAATCTTCCCGCGGGACAGCGCAGTCCCGACGGCGAACTCGCCGAGATGAACCGCCGCTTCCACGACTGGCACGATCCGATCCCGGCGCTGCTCGCCGCGGCCGACCCGGACGCGGTCCTGCGCCACGATATCTACGAATTGCCGCCGCCGGCCACCTATGTCCGGGAGCGGGTGGCACTGCTGGGGGACGCGGCGCACGCCATGACCCCGAATCTGGGGCAGGGAGCGAACCTGGCCGTCGAGGATGCCGTCACGCTCGCGGCGCTGCTCGACCGGATCCCGGACATTCCGGCCGCCCTGGCCGAATACGATCGGACTCGCCGCGCCCGCGTACAACCGCTGGTCCGGCTGTCCCGCAGGATGGGCGCCGCACTCCAGATGTCCTGGCCGCCGGTCGCCCTGGTGCGCAACACCGTGCTGCGGCTGACCCCGGACGCCGCCGCCCTGCGCGCCCTCGGACCGGTGCTGTCCTGGGAACCGCCCGTGTGA